Proteins from one Mesotoga infera genomic window:
- a CDS encoding (2Fe-2S)-binding protein, producing the protein MRERKIQLTLNGRPVFLVAGDNTTLLNALREHGITSLKRGCEEGECGACTVIMNSLPEKSCLILAAEAEGADILTVEGLIKDGRLHPIQQSFIDEGAIQCGYCTPGMIMTTYALLLKNPSPIEEEIKEALSGNLCRCTGYLSIVRAIKKSARIMAGRSEGGE; encoded by the coding sequence ATGAGAGAAAGAAAAATACAGCTCACTCTGAACGGTCGGCCCGTTTTCCTCGTGGCCGGCGACAACACCACCCTTCTCAACGCCCTCAGGGAGCACGGCATCACAAGCTTAAAGAGGGGTTGTGAAGAGGGAGAGTGCGGTGCCTGCACCGTAATCATGAACAGCCTACCAGAGAAATCCTGTCTCATCCTGGCGGCCGAAGCAGAAGGGGCAGATATCCTCACCGTCGAAGGACTGATAAAAGATGGGAGACTTCATCCCATACAACAATCTTTCATAGACGAAGGAGCTATACAGTGCGGTTACTGCACCCCAGGAATGATTATGACAACCTATGCTCTACTGCTGAAGAATCCCTCTCCAATCGAAGAAGAGATAAAAGAGGCGCTTTCGGGCAACCTCTGCAGGTGTACAGGTTACCTCTCGATCGTCAGAGCCATAAAGAAGAGCGCCCGGATCATGGCAGGTAGAAGCGAAGGGGGCGAGTGA
- a CDS encoding FAD binding domain-containing protein, translated as MRDFILERPQSIPEALGILKKAGGRAMVKSGGTDLIVWLHKSLVNPDYVIDLTKIEQLKGIEISKECIEIKALATLNEVASHPSVKERLPALLQACLAHSDPLIRNRATVVGNVCSAIPSGDLIAPLLCYGAVVEIAGTSGNRTLRIDDFITGPKQMALAVDEIVTAIKIALPEGKSAGCYLKIGRREALDIAQAAVCCTAFEKVTREFRISFCAVSPRPVRAIEAERLLNGTTKMDSDIVDRAVKLAMEAVNPITDVRASREYRLAMVEELTRRAIKSCVEQLEGGGPT; from the coding sequence GGTATCCTGAAAAAAGCTGGAGGAAGGGCCATGGTGAAGAGCGGCGGAACGGATTTGATTGTCTGGCTCCATAAATCGCTTGTTAATCCCGACTATGTGATCGATCTAACGAAGATAGAACAGCTTAAGGGAATTGAGATATCGAAGGAATGTATAGAGATAAAAGCTCTTGCAACACTGAACGAGGTGGCTTCTCACCCTTCTGTTAAAGAGCGATTGCCGGCGCTTTTACAGGCCTGTTTGGCCCATTCCGATCCTCTGATCAGAAACAGGGCCACGGTCGTCGGCAACGTGTGCTCGGCCATTCCGTCGGGAGACTTAATAGCTCCCCTGCTCTGTTACGGGGCGGTTGTTGAGATTGCCGGCACTTCGGGTAATAGAACGCTCAGAATCGACGATTTCATAACCGGCCCTAAGCAGATGGCTCTCGCTGTCGATGAAATAGTAACGGCGATCAAGATCGCTTTGCCCGAGGGGAAATCGGCCGGATGTTACCTCAAGATCGGTCGTCGTGAAGCCCTGGACATAGCACAGGCGGCAGTTTGTTGTACGGCTTTTGAAAAAGTCACCAGGGAGTTCAGAATCTCATTCTGTGCTGTCTCGCCACGCCCTGTCAGAGCCATTGAGGCAGAAAGGCTACTCAACGGCACGACTAAAATGGATAGTGACATTGTCGATAGAGCGGTGAAGCTGGCCATGGAGGCTGTCAATCCCATTACAGATGTTAGGGCCAGCAGAGAGTACCGCCTGGCGATGGTAGAAGAACTCACGCGCAGAGCTATAAAAAGCTGTGTAGAGCAGCTGGAAGGGGGAGGGCCAACATGA